In Pongo abelii isolate AG06213 chromosome 5, NHGRI_mPonAbe1-v2.0_pri, whole genome shotgun sequence, a single genomic region encodes these proteins:
- the LOC100444466 gene encoding LOW QUALITY PROTEIN: phosphatidylinositol 4-phosphate 5-kinase type-1 alpha (The sequence of the model RefSeq protein was modified relative to this genomic sequence to represent the inferred CDS: inserted 1 base in 1 codon), with translation MASASSQPSLAVGFSSFDPGAPSCTASSASGIKSPVASEVAYASGKPIKKTGHRGVDSSGETTYKKTTSSALKGAIQLGITYTVGSLSTKPERDVLMQDFYVVESIFFPSEGGDLTPAHHYNDFRFKTYAPAAFRYFRELFGIPPDDYLCSLCSEPLIELCSSGASGSLFYVSSDDEFIIKTLQHKEAEFLQKLLPGYYLNLNQNPRTLLPKFYGLYCVQAGGKNIRIVVMNNLLPRSVKMHIKYDLKGSTYKRQASQKEREKPLPTFKDLDFLQDIPDGLFLDADMYNALCKTVQRDCLVLQSFKIMDYSLLLSIHNIDHAQGEPLSSDTLQVSVDTQRLAPQKALYSTAMESIQGEARLGDTMETDDHMGGIPAQNSKGERLLLYIGIIDILQSYTFLKKLEHSWKAVVHDGDTVSVHRPGFYAERFQRFMCNAVFKKIPLKPSPSKKFRSGLSFSPQTGSSGNSCITYQPLVSGEHKSQVITKVQVEPGVHFGRPDVLPQNPPLEEISEGSPITDHSFSPVVGKTLHMLTTSKRKASEDLEQDSASLRSQDVSPCPSNVEFSSTWSSKKECKRSKXALSIFFLKKSLLSFSVLINGH, from the exons ATGGCGTCGGCCTCCTCCCAACCGTCGTTGGCGGTCGGTTTTTCATCCTTTGATCCCGGGGCCCCTTCCTGTACCGCGTCCTCAGCATCTGGAATCAAGAGCCCCGTGGCATctgaggtggcttatgcctctggCAAGCCCATCAAGAAAACAGGCCATCGAGGTGTTGATTCCTCAGGAGAGACAACATACAAAAAGACAACCTCATCGGCCTTGAAAGGTGCCATCCAGTTAGGCATTACTTACACTGTGGGGAGCCTGAGTACCAAACCAGAGCGTGATGTCCTCATGCAAGATTTCTACGTGGTGGAGAGTATCTTCTTCCCCAGTGAAGGGGGCGACCTGACCCCTGCTCATCACTACAATGACTTTCGTTTCAAGACCTATGCGCCTGCTGCCTTCCGCTACTTCCGGGAGCTATTTGGTATCCCGCCCGATGATTACTTGTGCTCCCTCTGCAGTGAGCCGCTGATTGAACTCTGTAGCTCTGGAGCTAGTGGTTCCCTGTTCTATGTGTCCAGCGACGATGAATTCATTATTAAGACACTCCAACATAAAGAGGCGGAGTTTCTGCAGAAGCTGCTTCCGGGATACTACTTGAACCTCAACCAGAACCCTCGGACTTTGCTGCCTAAATTCTATGGACTGTACTGTGTGCAGGCAGGTGGCAAGAACATTCGGATTGTGGTGATGAACAATCTTTTACCAAGATCCGTCAAAATGCATATCAAATATGACCTCAAAGGCTCAACCTACAAACGCCAGGCTTCCCAGAAAGAGCGAGAGAAGCCTCTTCCCACATTTAAAGATCTAGACTTCTTACAAGACATCCCTGATGGTCTTTTTTTGGATGCTGACATGTACAATGCTCTCTGTAAGACGGTGCAGCGTGACTGTTTGGTGCTGCAGAGCTTCAAGATAATGGACTATAGCCTCTTGCTGTCAATCCACAATATAGATCATGCACAAGGAGAGCCCTTAAGCAGCGACACTCTTCAAGTGTCAGTTGACACTCAAAGACTGGCCCCCCAAAAGGCTCTGTATTCCACAGCCATGGAATCCATCCAGGGAGAGGCTCGACTGGGCGACACCATGGAGACCGATGACCATATGGGTGGCATCCCTGCTCAGAATAGTAAAGGGGAAAGGCTTCTGCTTTATATTGGCATCATTGACATTCTACAGTCTTACACATTTCTTAAGAAGTTGGAGCACTCTTGGAAAGCCGTGGTACATGACGGGGACACTGTTTCAGTGCATCGCCCAGGTTTCTACGCTGAACGGTTCCAGCGCTTCATGTGCAACGCAGTATTTAAGAAGATCCCCTTGAAGCCTTCTCCTTCCAAAAAGTTTCGGTCTGGCTTATCTTTCTCTCCGCAAACGGGCTCCAGTGGCAACTCCTGCATTACTTACCAGCCATTGGTCTCTGGGGAACACAAGTCACAAGTGATAACAAAGGTGCAAGTGGAGCCAGGTGTTCACTTTGGTCGTCCTGATGTTTTACCTCAGAATCCACCTTTGGAGGAAATCAGTGAGGGCTCACCTATTACTGACCACAGTTTCTCACCTGTAGTTGGAAAGACTTTGCATATGCTAACTACAAG TAAGCGCAAAGCCTCAGAAGACCTGGAACAAGATTCTGCCTCTCTGCGATCCCAAGATGTCAGCCCTTGCCCCAGCAATGTTGAATTTTCTTCTACTTGGTCATCAAAAAAGGAGTGTAAAAGAAGCA GTGCGCTCTCCATCTTCTTCCTGAAGAAGagcctcctctccttctctgtccTCATAAATGGGCATTAG